One window of Mesorhizobium loti R88b genomic DNA carries:
- the argE gene encoding acetylornithine deacetylase, producing the protein MDSIRILEKLIAFPTVSRDSNLDLILYVAEMLDAHGVASQIIRSEDGDKANLLATIGPADASGIMLSGHTDVVPIDGQNWTLPPFGMTGRDGKLYGRGAADMKGFVACALAACLTASKMTLRTPLHLALSYDEEVGCIGVRSLIDMLQAAPQRPLLCIVGEPTGMQVATGHKGKLAARALCRGREGHSALAPLALNAIHLGCDFVAALRREQDRLARDGARDGDYDIAYTTVHVGKINAGVALNIVPNLCQVDFEIRNVAADNPHEILDRLRAEAKRIAVEASAIAPEAAIDIDITNAYPGLDTPASSQAVAFVKSLTGANDTIKVAFGTEGGLFSRDLGTPTVVCGPGSMAQGHRPDEFVSVEQMRRCDDMLQELIKRLADQSFTNSGLL; encoded by the coding sequence ATGGACAGCATCCGTATCCTTGAAAAGCTGATCGCCTTTCCGACTGTGAGCCGCGACTCCAATCTCGACCTCATCTTGTATGTGGCGGAGATGCTGGACGCGCATGGCGTTGCCAGCCAGATCATTCGAAGCGAGGATGGCGACAAGGCCAACCTCCTTGCCACCATCGGACCGGCCGATGCTTCCGGCATCATGCTGTCCGGCCACACCGACGTCGTTCCCATCGACGGGCAGAACTGGACGCTGCCGCCCTTCGGGATGACCGGGCGCGACGGCAAACTTTACGGACGCGGCGCGGCCGACATGAAGGGCTTCGTTGCCTGTGCGCTGGCGGCATGTCTCACGGCTTCGAAAATGACACTGCGGACGCCGTTGCACCTGGCACTCTCCTACGATGAGGAGGTCGGTTGCATTGGCGTGCGCAGCCTGATCGACATGCTGCAGGCAGCCCCGCAACGGCCGTTGCTGTGTATCGTCGGCGAGCCGACCGGCATGCAGGTGGCGACGGGGCACAAGGGCAAGCTTGCTGCACGCGCGCTTTGCAGGGGACGCGAAGGCCATTCGGCGCTGGCGCCGCTGGCGCTCAACGCCATCCATCTCGGCTGCGATTTCGTTGCCGCCTTGCGCCGCGAGCAGGACCGGCTGGCGCGCGATGGCGCGCGCGACGGCGACTACGACATCGCCTACACCACCGTCCATGTCGGCAAGATCAACGCCGGCGTGGCGCTGAACATCGTGCCGAACCTCTGCCAGGTCGACTTCGAAATCCGCAACGTCGCGGCCGACAACCCGCACGAGATTCTCGACCGCCTCCGCGCCGAGGCCAAGCGCATTGCCGTTGAAGCCTCGGCCATCGCGCCCGAGGCGGCGATCGACATCGACATCACCAACGCCTATCCCGGCCTGGATACGCCGGCCAGTTCGCAAGCCGTGGCTTTCGTCAAATCGCTGACCGGCGCCAACGACACCATCAAGGTTGCCTTCGGCACCGAAGGCGGCCTTTTCAGCCGCGATCTCGGCACGCCGACGGTCGTGTGCGGACCGGGGTCGATGGCGCAAGGGCATAGGCCGGACGAATTCGTCAGCGTCGAGCAGATGCGCCGTTGCGATGACATGCTGCAAGAATTGATCAAGCGGCTTGCCGACCAGAGCTTCACTAATAGCGGCTTGCTTTAG
- a CDS encoding LysR family transcriptional regulator encodes MPLRFTLRQLEYFVAVGEAGSIAKAAEQVNVSPPSISASIAQLETEFGVQLFVRKHSHGLSLTAGGRVFLKEAARLLNDADALHDVAGDFAEKVRGPLAVGCLLTFAQIVLPALRMRFERAYPDVRVRQFERNQGQLLEMLQRGEIDLALTYDLELSQDMTFEPLMLVPAYVMLPAGHRFAGKASITTEELADEPMVLLDLPYSREYFLSAFHQRGIRPNIAERTGDIAVMRSMVANGFGYGIANMRPLNTLAPDGKPLVFVPLDGDLRPLTMGVALPNSDHRTQTVQAFIDHCRHFVVEQGVFGAERAVG; translated from the coding sequence ATGCCGCTACGCTTCACGCTCAGACAGCTGGAATATTTCGTCGCCGTGGGCGAAGCCGGCTCCATCGCCAAGGCGGCCGAACAGGTCAATGTCTCGCCGCCATCGATTTCGGCCTCCATCGCGCAGCTGGAAACCGAGTTCGGCGTCCAGCTTTTTGTCCGCAAGCATTCGCACGGTCTCTCGCTGACGGCCGGCGGCCGCGTCTTCCTCAAGGAAGCCGCGCGGCTGCTCAACGATGCCGACGCCTTGCATGATGTCGCCGGCGACTTTGCCGAGAAGGTGCGCGGCCCGCTGGCCGTCGGCTGCCTGCTGACGTTCGCGCAGATTGTCCTGCCGGCTTTGCGCATGCGGTTCGAGCGCGCCTATCCCGATGTGCGGGTGCGGCAGTTCGAGCGCAATCAGGGGCAATTGCTTGAGATGCTGCAGCGTGGCGAAATCGACCTTGCCCTGACATACGATCTCGAATTGTCGCAGGACATGACCTTCGAGCCGCTGATGCTGGTGCCGGCCTATGTCATGCTGCCGGCGGGACATCGCTTTGCGGGCAAGGCGTCGATCACCACGGAGGAACTGGCCGACGAGCCGATGGTGCTGCTCGACCTGCCGTATAGCCGCGAATATTTCTTGTCGGCGTTCCACCAGCGCGGCATCCGGCCCAACATTGCCGAGCGCACCGGCGACATCGCGGTGATGCGCTCGATGGTGGCCAACGGCTTCGGCTACGGCATCGCCAATATGCGCCCGCTCAACACGCTGGCGCCGGATGGCAAGCCGCTTGTCTTTGTGCCGCTGGATGGCGACTTGCGGCCCCTGACCATGGGCGTCGCCTTGCCCAACTCCGATCATCGCACGCAAACCGTCCAGGCGTTCATCGACCATTGCCGGCATTTCGTGGTCGAGCAAGGCGTGTTCGGCGCCGAACGAGCAGTCGGCTAA
- a CDS encoding aldehyde dehydrogenase, translating to MSELSHKDWIGRASAVRFRDKAFIDGKPVAARSGRTFACVNPATGETLADVASCGEEDIDLAVAAARRSFNDGVWSRTSPGHRKEVLLRLARLLRENLHELALLESLDMGKLVSDATSVDVPGSAAIFQWYGEAIDKIYGEVAPTGEGDLVLVRREPLGVVGAVVPWNFPLDMATWKCAPALAAGNSVVLKPAEQSPLSALRLAELAMEAGLPAGVLNVVPGLGETAGQALGRHMDVDCLAFTGSTAVGKMFLQYSGQSNMKQVWLETGGKSPNLVFADCRDLDAAADMAAFGIFFNQGEVCSANSRLLVQRGIKDALVEKLVQRAAATQPGDPLDPASKMGAMVDARHATNVMRFVQAGKKTARLVAGGDLVTVNGRGSFIQPTIFDDVAPADPIARDEIFGPVLSVIAFDDEAEAIRIANDSPYGLAASLWTDSLSRAHRIAGRLHAGTVSVNTVDALSPMTPFGGFKQSGFGRDLSLHALDKYTALKTTWIKY from the coding sequence ATGAGCGAACTCAGCCACAAGGACTGGATCGGCAGGGCGTCGGCGGTCCGTTTTCGCGACAAGGCGTTCATCGACGGCAAGCCGGTTGCGGCGCGGTCCGGCCGGACCTTCGCCTGCGTCAACCCGGCAACCGGCGAGACGCTGGCCGACGTGGCGTCCTGTGGCGAAGAAGACATCGATCTGGCGGTTGCCGCTGCACGGCGCAGCTTCAACGACGGCGTCTGGTCACGCACCAGTCCGGGGCACCGCAAGGAGGTGCTGCTGCGGCTGGCACGGTTGCTGCGCGAAAACCTGCATGAACTGGCGCTGCTTGAATCGCTCGACATGGGCAAGCTGGTCAGCGACGCCACTTCGGTCGACGTTCCCGGCTCGGCAGCGATCTTCCAATGGTATGGCGAAGCCATCGACAAGATCTACGGCGAGGTGGCGCCGACCGGCGAAGGCGATCTGGTGTTGGTGCGGCGCGAGCCGCTTGGCGTGGTCGGCGCTGTGGTGCCGTGGAATTTCCCGCTCGACATGGCGACCTGGAAATGCGCGCCCGCACTGGCGGCGGGCAATTCGGTGGTGCTGAAACCCGCCGAGCAGTCGCCCTTGTCGGCGCTCCGGCTGGCGGAACTGGCCATGGAAGCGGGCCTGCCTGCCGGCGTGCTCAATGTGGTGCCGGGCCTCGGCGAAACCGCCGGCCAGGCGCTTGGCCGCCATATGGATGTGGATTGCCTTGCCTTCACCGGTTCGACCGCCGTCGGCAAGATGTTCCTGCAGTATTCCGGTCAGTCGAACATGAAGCAGGTCTGGCTGGAAACCGGCGGCAAGAGCCCCAACCTTGTCTTTGCCGATTGCAGGGATCTCGATGCGGCGGCCGACATGGCGGCCTTCGGCATCTTCTTCAACCAGGGCGAAGTCTGCTCCGCCAATTCGCGTCTGCTCGTCCAACGCGGCATCAAGGATGCTCTGGTCGAGAAATTGGTTCAGCGTGCGGCGGCCACCCAACCCGGCGATCCGCTCGATCCGGCTTCGAAAATGGGCGCGATGGTCGATGCCCGCCACGCGACCAATGTCATGCGGTTTGTCCAGGCCGGCAAGAAAACCGCGCGCCTGGTTGCCGGCGGCGATCTGGTCACCGTCAACGGCCGCGGCAGCTTTATCCAGCCCACCATCTTTGACGATGTCGCGCCCGCCGATCCGATTGCCCGCGACGAGATTTTTGGGCCGGTGCTGTCGGTCATCGCCTTCGATGACGAGGCGGAAGCGATCCGTATTGCCAATGACAGCCCATACGGGCTGGCCGCATCGCTGTGGACCGACAGCCTGTCGCGTGCGCACCGCATCGCCGGCCGGCTCCATGCCGGCACGGTTTCCGTCAACACGGTTGACGCGCTGAGCCCGATGACCCCGTTCGGCGGCTTCAAGCAATCCGGCTTCGGCCGCGACCTGTCGCTGCATGCGCTCGACAAATACACCGCGCTGAAAACGACATGGATCAAGTACTGA
- a CDS encoding DUF1028 domain-containing protein, whose product MTFSIVARCSRTGMFGVAVSSSSPAVAARCAYAQAGVGAIASQNVTDPTLGLRGLELLARGASAAEAIAILKRTGAYPEYRQVLAVDATGATAIHSGPRALGIWAEARAENVACGGNMLAHDGVPQAMVEAFLASEGHLGDRLIATMRAALKAGGEAGPVHSAGMKLVREVAWPVADLRCDWTDDCPIEQLASLWELYKPQLDAYVTRAINPSAAPSYGVPGDE is encoded by the coding sequence ATGACCTTCTCCATCGTCGCGCGCTGCAGCCGCACCGGCATGTTCGGGGTCGCGGTATCCTCCTCGTCGCCCGCGGTGGCGGCGCGCTGTGCCTATGCACAGGCCGGCGTCGGCGCCATTGCCAGCCAGAACGTCACCGATCCGACACTTGGGCTGCGGGGCCTCGAATTGCTGGCTCGCGGCGCTTCGGCCGCCGAGGCAATCGCCATCCTGAAGCGCACCGGCGCCTATCCCGAATACCGGCAGGTGCTGGCCGTCGATGCCACCGGGGCGACCGCGATCCATTCGGGACCCAGGGCGCTGGGCATCTGGGCGGAAGCACGCGCGGAAAACGTCGCTTGCGGCGGCAACATGCTGGCCCATGACGGCGTGCCGCAGGCCATGGTCGAAGCCTTCCTGGCGTCGGAGGGGCATCTAGGCGACCGCCTCATTGCGACCATGCGCGCCGCGCTCAAAGCGGGCGGCGAAGCCGGCCCTGTCCATTCCGCCGGCATGAAGCTGGTGCGCGAGGTCGCCTGGCCGGTCGCCGATTTGCGCTGCGACTGGACCGACGACTGCCCGATCGAGCAACTGGCGAGCCTCTGGGAACTCTACAAGCCACAGCTCGATGCCTATGTGACCCGCGCGATAAACCCATCCGCTGCGCCGAGCTACGGCGTGCCGGGCGATGAATAG
- a CDS encoding RidA family protein — protein sequence MAHTRIRKFNTKDTYPEQKLDNDLCQAVVTRGGRTVYLRGQCPQDLDTAKNIGSHDPAEQTHKVMQNIRQLIEECGGTMEHLVKVVVYITDVRHREAVYRTMGEYIKGVHPVSTGLVVQALARPDWLVEIDGTAVIPD from the coding sequence ATGGCCCATACAAGAATTCGCAAGTTCAACACCAAGGACACCTATCCGGAGCAGAAACTCGACAACGATCTGTGTCAGGCCGTCGTTACGCGGGGCGGCAGAACCGTCTATCTGCGTGGCCAGTGTCCGCAGGACCTCGATACCGCCAAGAATATCGGCAGCCATGACCCGGCCGAGCAGACGCACAAGGTGATGCAGAACATCCGCCAGCTGATCGAGGAATGCGGCGGCACCATGGAACATCTGGTCAAGGTGGTGGTCTACATCACCGACGTGCGCCATCGCGAGGCGGTCTACCGCACCATGGGCGAGTACATCAAAGGCGTGCACCCCGTTTCGACCGGCCTCGTCGTGCAGGCCCTGGCGCGGCCGGACTGGTTGGTCGAGATCGACGGCACCGCCGTAATTCCGGATTGA